In one Achromobacter spanius genomic region, the following are encoded:
- a CDS encoding Bug family tripartite tricarboxylate transporter substrate binding protein, with protein sequence MTQTRKFRVGPLLRGLCLSLAAVLPAAAHADWPDRPIHMVVPFPPGSSPDLLARTISEPLSQALGQPIVIDNKPGAGGNIGTRIVAKAKPDGYTLLYTINGPLVTAPTLYKKTLGYDPLKDLAPVTLVGTSPNVLVVPGSLKVDNVQDFVKLVKERGNSLNYGSVGPGSSAHLAMEMFKESAGVDLAHIPYSGFPQVITAIIGGDVQAGFMVPAIAVPQARDGKVKLLAVTSLQPSEALPGVPTMASQGYPDFEAISWNAVLVPAGTPTPVVERLNSELARVINSEAVRKQLALQYFTPAASTPEALTTRIKNEKARWDQVIERLKLSLD encoded by the coding sequence ATGACGCAAACCCGCAAATTCCGGGTCGGCCCGCTGCTGCGCGGCCTGTGCCTGAGCCTGGCCGCCGTGCTGCCCGCCGCCGCCCATGCCGACTGGCCCGACCGCCCCATCCATATGGTCGTGCCGTTTCCGCCCGGCTCGTCGCCGGACCTGTTGGCACGCACGATATCCGAGCCGCTGTCGCAGGCGCTGGGCCAGCCCATCGTCATCGACAACAAGCCCGGCGCGGGTGGCAACATCGGCACCCGCATCGTGGCCAAGGCCAAGCCGGATGGCTACACGTTGCTCTATACGATCAACGGCCCGCTGGTGACCGCGCCCACGCTGTACAAGAAAACGTTGGGCTACGACCCGCTGAAGGACCTGGCGCCGGTGACGCTGGTGGGCACCAGCCCGAACGTGCTGGTGGTGCCCGGCAGCCTGAAGGTCGACAACGTCCAGGACTTCGTCAAGCTGGTCAAGGAACGCGGCAATTCGTTGAACTACGGGTCGGTTGGGCCGGGCAGCTCGGCGCATCTGGCGATGGAAATGTTCAAGGAAAGCGCGGGCGTGGACCTGGCGCATATTCCGTATTCCGGTTTTCCGCAGGTGATTACGGCCATCATCGGTGGCGATGTGCAGGCGGGTTTCATGGTGCCCGCGATTGCGGTGCCGCAGGCGCGCGACGGCAAGGTGAAGCTGCTGGCGGTGACCAGCCTGCAGCCCAGCGAGGCGCTGCCGGGGGTGCCGACGATGGCGTCGCAGGGCTATCCCGACTTCGAGGCGATTTCGTGGAACGCGGTGCTGGTTCCGGCGGGGACGCCCACGCCGGTGGTCGAACGGCTGAATAGTGAGTTGGCGCGTGTGATCAACAGCGAGGCGGTGCGCAAGCAGTTGGCGTTGCAGTATTTCACCCCGGCGGCGTCGACGCCTGAGGCGTTGACGACGCGGATCAAGAATGAGAAAGCGCGGTGGGATCAGGTGATTGAGCGCTTGAAGCTGTCGCTGGATTGA
- a CDS encoding NAD(P)H-dependent glycerol-3-phosphate dehydrogenase, producing MNHPAQPRLRVAVLGAGSWGTALAAASSRRHPTVLWARDAAQAANMAAAHENARYLPGINLPASLNFSSDLDATLRSLRGEGEVGDMSDDTRRLIVLGVPVAGLAALCGELARRLPVLGLQDTPIVWTCKGFEADTARLPHEIVQAALPGAIGGVLSGPSFAREVAQGLPVALTVASTHAGLRDATTAAFHGAALRVYASSDLVGVEVGGALKNVIAVACGIGDGLALGTNARAALITRGLAEMTRFGVALGARGETFAGLTGLGDLVLTATGELSRNRRVGLEIGAGRKLADILASGITAEGVRCARAARDRARAIHVELPITEAVCAVLFDGVAPMTAVSALLARDPRDESADVSVNIGANGSGPLDDTLGGHL from the coding sequence ATGAACCATCCCGCTCAGCCGCGCTTGCGCGTTGCCGTCCTGGGTGCGGGAAGTTGGGGCACCGCGTTGGCGGCGGCCTCCAGCCGCCGCCACCCCACCGTGCTCTGGGCGCGCGACGCCGCGCAGGCCGCCAACATGGCTGCCGCGCACGAAAACGCGCGCTACCTTCCGGGCATTAACCTGCCCGCTTCCCTGAATTTTTCATCCGACCTGGACGCCACACTGCGCAGCTTGCGCGGCGAGGGCGAGGTCGGAGACATGTCCGACGACACGCGCCGTCTGATCGTGCTGGGCGTGCCCGTGGCCGGGCTGGCCGCCCTTTGCGGCGAACTGGCCCGCCGGCTACCCGTCCTGGGTCTGCAAGACACCCCCATCGTATGGACCTGCAAGGGCTTTGAAGCCGACACGGCCAGGCTGCCCCACGAGATCGTGCAAGCGGCCCTGCCCGGCGCAATCGGCGGCGTCTTGTCTGGCCCGTCCTTCGCGCGCGAAGTGGCCCAGGGCCTGCCAGTGGCGCTGACAGTCGCCAGCACCCATGCCGGGCTGCGGGATGCCACCACCGCGGCCTTCCACGGCGCGGCGCTGCGCGTCTACGCTAGTTCCGACCTGGTGGGCGTCGAGGTCGGCGGGGCGCTGAAAAACGTCATCGCGGTTGCCTGCGGCATCGGCGACGGGCTGGCGCTGGGCACCAATGCCCGCGCCGCGCTGATCACGCGCGGCCTGGCCGAAATGACCCGCTTTGGCGTTGCCTTGGGCGCGCGCGGCGAAACCTTCGCCGGGCTGACCGGCCTGGGCGACCTGGTGCTGACCGCCACGGGCGAGCTCTCGCGCAACCGTCGCGTAGGCCTGGAGATCGGCGCCGGCCGCAAGCTGGCCGACATCCTGGCCAGCGGCATCACGGCCGAAGGCGTGCGCTGCGCCCGCGCGGCGCGCGACCGCGCCCGCGCCATCCATGTCGAACTGCCCATTACCGAAGCCGTATGCGCCGTGTTGTTCGACGGCGTTGCGCCCATGACCGCGGTGTCGGCGCTGCTGGCGCGCGACCCGCGCGATGAAAGCGCCGACGTCAGCGTGAACATCGGCGCCAACGGCAGCGGCCCGCTGGACGACACGCTGGGTGGCCATCTTTGA
- a CDS encoding tRNA (cytidine(34)-2'-O)-methyltransferase gives MFHVILVCPEIPPNTGNAIRLCANTGAQLHLVRPLGFELDDARMRRAGLDYHEWQPVRVHDTLQEALDDTGADASSIYALTTHAQRSVADVAFKPGDVFVFGRETAGLSDEHQAMFPPQQRLRLPMRAGQRSLNLSNAVAVTVFEAWRQQAFEGGS, from the coding sequence ATGTTCCACGTCATCCTCGTCTGCCCCGAGATTCCCCCCAACACCGGCAACGCCATCCGGCTGTGCGCCAACACGGGCGCGCAATTGCACCTGGTGCGTCCGTTGGGATTCGAATTGGATGACGCCCGCATGCGCCGCGCCGGGCTGGACTATCACGAGTGGCAGCCCGTGCGGGTGCATGACACCCTGCAGGAAGCGCTGGACGACACGGGGGCCGACGCCTCCAGCATCTACGCGCTGACCACGCACGCGCAGCGCAGCGTGGCCGACGTCGCCTTCAAGCCAGGCGACGTTTTCGTCTTCGGCCGCGAAACAGCCGGCCTATCCGACGAGCATCAAGCGATGTTCCCGCCCCAGCAGCGTCTGCGCTTGCCGATGCGCGCGGGCCAACGCAGCCTGAACCTGTCCAACGCCGTCGCCGTCACCGTCTTCGAAGCCTGGCGCCAACAAGCCTTCGAAGGCGGATCGTGA
- the secB gene encoding protein-export chaperone SecB yields MADQDQNTQQEGSNDAPSFNLQRVYLKDLSLEMPNAPHVFLEQEAPQVEVSITVGGQRLAETVFETTVTVTVTTRINDKVVYLVEGTQAGIFEAANIPEEQLDPLLGIVCPTMLYPYLRANVADAITRTSMPPLHLTEVNFQALYEQRLAELQQQQQGAANGNANGSDSGIILPASATRQ; encoded by the coding sequence ATGGCTGATCAAGACCAAAACACCCAGCAAGAAGGCAGCAACGACGCGCCCTCGTTCAATCTGCAACGCGTCTACCTGAAAGACCTTTCGCTGGAAATGCCGAACGCGCCCCACGTCTTCCTGGAGCAAGAAGCGCCCCAGGTTGAAGTGAGCATCACCGTGGGTGGCCAGCGCCTGGCCGAGACCGTGTTCGAAACCACGGTCACCGTCACCGTCACCACCCGCATCAACGACAAGGTCGTGTACCTGGTTGAAGGCACGCAAGCGGGCATCTTCGAAGCGGCCAACATCCCCGAAGAGCAGTTGGATCCGCTGCTGGGCATTGTGTGCCCGACGATGCTGTACCCGTACCTGCGCGCGAACGTGGCCGATGCCATCACCCGCACCTCGATGCCGCCGCTGCACCTGACCGAAGTCAACTTCCAAGCCCTGTATGAACAGCGCCTGGCCGAGTTGCAACAGCAGCAGCAAGGCGCCGCCAACGGCAATGCCAACGGCAGCGATTCGGGCATCATCCTGCCCGCCAGCGCCACCCGTCAGTAA
- the grxC gene encoding glutaredoxin 3 → MNKVVMYSKDYCPYCSRAKALLEQRGVTDLEIIQIDRDPSQRDVMIERTGRRTVPQIFIGDTHVGGCDDLMALDRSGGLAPMLNG, encoded by the coding sequence ATGAATAAAGTCGTCATGTACAGCAAGGACTACTGTCCCTATTGCTCGCGCGCGAAGGCCCTGCTTGAGCAGCGTGGCGTGACCGATCTGGAAATCATCCAGATCGACCGCGACCCGTCACAACGCGATGTCATGATCGAACGTACCGGCCGACGCACCGTGCCGCAAATCTTCATCGGCGATACCCATGTCGGCGGTTGCGACGACTTGATGGCCCTGGACCGCTCGGGTGGCCTTGCCCCCATGCTCAACGGCTAA
- a CDS encoding rhodanese-like domain-containing protein: protein MDLLQFLLDKNNVFIVGVAVISGVMLAIPALRKGRKGSAVSTGEAIQMVNQRNAVWIDVRPAEQFQAGHIAQARNVPAADLEQKAASLPKNKPLVVVCDNGRDSARAAAKLRAQGFADAVPLEGGMRAWSAASLPVTQKG from the coding sequence GTGGATCTTTTGCAATTCTTGCTCGATAAAAACAATGTCTTCATCGTCGGCGTCGCCGTGATCTCCGGCGTGATGCTGGCGATTCCCGCCCTGCGCAAGGGCCGCAAGGGCTCGGCCGTCAGTACCGGCGAAGCCATCCAGATGGTGAACCAGCGCAACGCCGTGTGGATCGACGTGCGCCCCGCCGAACAATTCCAGGCCGGGCACATCGCCCAGGCACGAAATGTGCCGGCGGCAGACCTGGAACAAAAGGCTGCGTCGCTGCCCAAGAACAAGCCGCTGGTTGTGGTTTGCGACAATGGCCGTGATTCGGCCCGCGCCGCCGCCAAGCTGCGTGCGCAAGGTTTTGCCGACGCGGTGCCGCTGGAAGGTGGCATGCGCGCCTGGTCGGCGGCCAGCCTGCCGGTCACCCAAAAGGGCTGA
- a CDS encoding ComF family protein, whose translation MQTIAAFDYAPPADALIRMLKTQLRLSMAPVLASLLADAIRNKPPLPDGVLLAPVPASRASLRARGMNPAAEIARSLAAELNLQLVRQALRRCRETPRQTALGRHARRQVAAGVFVASTAVRGRHVAVVDDVMTTGSTVQAAAVALLAAGAAGVTVLVVARTP comes from the coding sequence GTGCAGACGATCGCGGCCTTTGACTATGCGCCGCCCGCCGACGCGCTGATCCGGATGCTGAAAACGCAACTGCGCCTGAGCATGGCGCCGGTGCTGGCCAGCCTGCTGGCCGATGCCATCCGAAATAAACCACCGCTGCCCGACGGCGTCTTGCTGGCGCCCGTGCCCGCCAGCCGCGCGTCGTTACGCGCACGCGGCATGAACCCGGCAGCAGAAATCGCCCGCAGCCTGGCGGCCGAACTGAACCTGCAGCTGGTCCGGCAAGCGCTGCGGCGGTGCCGGGAAACGCCCAGGCAGACGGCGTTGGGACGGCACGCGCGGCGCCAGGTTGCAGCCGGCGTGTTCGTGGCTTCTACAGCAGTACGCGGCCGCCACGTGGCCGTGGTGGACGACGTCATGACCACCGGCAGCACCGTGCAGGCCGCAGCGGTGGCGCTGTTGGCGGCGGGCGCGGCCGGAGTGACGGTGCTGGTGGTCGCCCGCACGCCGTAA